The Paenibacillus sp. FSL R7-0204 genome includes a region encoding these proteins:
- a CDS encoding glycoside hydrolase family 130 protein — translation MSTIIGQALPNIPWQEKPEGTNSPVWRYSANPIIPRNAIPNSNSVFNSAVIPFEGGFAGVFRCDSRSVSMDIFAGFSEDGVNWNINHEPIVFEGDEEITKREYRYDPRVCKIDDRYYVSWCNGYHGPTIGLAYTFDFKTFHQLENAFLPYNRNGVLLPRKIGGNYAMLSRPSDTGHTPFGDIFYSESPDLTFWGKHRYVMGTVDGDASAWQSKKIGPGPIPIETDKGWLLIYHGVINTCNGFVYRMGVALLDLDQPWKVKARSRNYILGPETLYECVGDVPNVTFPCAALTDAATGRIAIYYGCADTVTGLAFTTVDELISYMDEYPLEIEG, via the coding sequence ATGAGTACAATTATTGGACAAGCACTACCGAACATCCCTTGGCAGGAGAAGCCTGAGGGCACGAATTCCCCGGTATGGAGATATTCCGCCAACCCGATCATTCCGCGCAACGCCATTCCGAACTCGAACAGTGTGTTCAACTCGGCGGTCATTCCGTTTGAGGGCGGCTTCGCAGGAGTGTTCCGCTGTGATTCGCGGTCGGTCAGCATGGATATCTTCGCGGGCTTCAGTGAAGACGGCGTGAACTGGAACATCAACCACGAGCCGATCGTTTTCGAGGGCGATGAAGAGATCACCAAGCGCGAGTACCGCTATGATCCGCGTGTCTGCAAGATTGATGACCGTTATTATGTATCCTGGTGTAACGGCTACCACGGGCCAACAATCGGCCTGGCGTACACATTCGATTTCAAAACGTTCCACCAGCTGGAGAATGCCTTCCTGCCGTATAACCGGAACGGAGTGCTGCTCCCGCGCAAAATTGGCGGCAACTATGCGATGCTCAGCCGTCCTAGCGATACCGGGCATACGCCGTTTGGCGATATTTTTTACAGTGAGAGTCCTGATCTGACCTTCTGGGGCAAACACCGCTATGTAATGGGTACGGTGGACGGTGATGCTTCCGCTTGGCAGTCCAAGAAAATTGGTCCAGGTCCGATTCCGATTGAAACCGACAAGGGCTGGCTGCTGATTTATCACGGCGTTATCAACACTTGTAACGGATTCGTCTACCGCATGGGTGTCGCGCTGCTGGATCTGGATCAGCCTTGGAAGGTAAAAGCCCGCTCGCGCAACTACATTCTCGGACCGGAAACGCTGTATGAATGTGTCGGCGATGTGCCGAACGTAACCTTCCCTTGCGCGGCATTGACCGATGCGGCCACCGGGCGGATTGCCATCTACTACGGCTGTGCAGATACGGTGACGGGGCTGGCCTTCACGACGGTGGACGAACTAATCAGCTATATGGATGAATATCCGCTGGAGATTGAGGGGTAA
- a CDS encoding glycoside hydrolase family 125 protein: protein MEQFRLPRIEMPELALTSSIQAVLADAEVKLAHRPKLQRLFRNCFPNTLETTTKLLDDGTTFVITGDIPACWLRDSVEQVIHYVPFAAEDADLQRIIGGLIKRHTEYVLIDPYANAFNESANDWHWNAADVTEMSPWVWERKFEIDSLCFVIRLAHAYWEETKQTGFFTADFKKMLRVITDLFKREQHHAEKSPYRFTRNNGIMEDSIRNGGLGMPVNYTGMIWSGFRSSDDACDFHYNIPGNMFAVVALRQMQDFAEWVFRDLDFLAELKELEQEVDHGIKLYGIYRHPEFGPIYAYETDGYGNYSLMDDAGTPGLMSIPYLGYLNNDDPVYQNTRRFALSKENPFYFEGKAAKGIGSPHTPRGYIWHMALSMQGITADSKEERLAVIAMLEATDADTGYMHEGFHADDPSVFTRKWFAWSNSLFSQLILRALKEGIL, encoded by the coding sequence TTGGAACAATTCAGACTTCCCCGCATTGAGATGCCGGAGCTTGCGCTGACGTCATCCATTCAGGCCGTGCTGGCCGACGCCGAAGTGAAGCTGGCTCACCGGCCCAAGCTTCAGCGCCTGTTCCGCAACTGCTTCCCGAATACACTGGAGACCACTACCAAGCTGCTTGATGACGGAACCACCTTTGTCATTACGGGGGACATTCCTGCTTGCTGGCTGCGCGATTCGGTGGAGCAGGTCATTCATTATGTGCCTTTTGCCGCGGAAGATGCTGACCTGCAGCGGATTATCGGCGGGCTGATCAAGCGCCATACAGAGTATGTGCTGATCGATCCTTACGCCAACGCGTTCAATGAATCCGCCAATGACTGGCACTGGAATGCTGCCGATGTGACGGAGATGTCGCCTTGGGTGTGGGAGCGCAAATTCGAGATCGACTCGCTGTGCTTCGTGATCCGGCTGGCCCATGCTTACTGGGAAGAGACGAAGCAGACCGGCTTCTTCACCGCCGATTTCAAAAAAATGCTGCGCGTCATCACCGACCTGTTCAAGCGCGAGCAGCATCATGCCGAGAAGTCCCCGTACCGCTTCACGCGGAACAACGGGATTATGGAGGATTCCATCCGTAACGGCGGCTTAGGGATGCCTGTGAATTATACCGGCATGATCTGGTCCGGCTTCCGCTCCAGTGATGACGCCTGCGATTTCCATTACAACATTCCGGGGAATATGTTCGCTGTGGTGGCGCTGCGGCAGATGCAGGATTTTGCCGAGTGGGTCTTCCGGGATCTGGATTTCCTCGCCGAGCTGAAGGAGCTGGAGCAGGAGGTCGATCACGGCATCAAGCTGTACGGCATCTACCGCCACCCGGAATTCGGGCCGATCTACGCCTACGAGACGGACGGGTACGGCAACTATAGCCTGATGGATGACGCCGGAACGCCGGGCCTGATGTCCATTCCATACCTGGGCTATTTGAACAATGATGATCCGGTCTACCAGAATACGAGACGGTTTGCGCTAAGCAAGGAGAATCCGTTCTACTTTGAGGGCAAAGCCGCCAAGGGAATCGGCAGTCCGCATACTCCTCGGGGCTACATCTGGCATATGGCCTTGTCGATGCAAGGCATTACGGCAGACAGCAAGGAAGAGCGGCTGGCGGTGATCGCCATGCTGGAAGCGACCGATGCCGATACCGGCTATATGCATGAAGGCTTCCACGCCGATGATCCGTCCGTGTTCACCCGCAAGTGGTTCGCCTGGTCGAACAGCTTGTTCTCACAGCTTATTTTGCGGGCGCTGAAGGAAGGCATTCTCTAA